AGAACTCGACGGTCCGGTCGGAACCGCGATCGCCACTCTCACCGGCGGTCAATCAGCGGGACACTCGAAAGTCTTCGCGATTCTGAACACCGACATTCAAGTCCGGCCCGTCACGTTGATGGTCAGTAAGGTCACCGTGAAGAGTAGCGCTTACACGAATATTCTGATGGGCACCGTCCAGGCCGCGATTGCCAATGGCGTATTGGACGCCGTCCGTGCCGGCGATCTTCCCAAAGAAAAAGCGAACGACCTGGGCATCATCTGTTCGGTCTGGCTGAATCCGGGCGTGGCCAACGATGAAAATCTCGATCATAAAGCATTGTTCGAAATTCATCGCAAAGCCACCGCGCAAGCGATTCACAAAGCGATGCACAATGAGCCTTCGATTGACTGGCTACTCGAACACCAGGACGAAATCACGCATAAGTATTATCAAAAAGGTCTCGACGGCACGCTCTAATGCCGCGAGAATCAATTCGGCTGTCCCCGTTTCACTTCACCTAGATTTTGAAAGCCCGTGACTATGAATCGCTCGCATGTCATTTCTTTCTGTTTGTTGCTCTGTGCCGTTCAAACTCTGATGGCGGCCGAAAAACCGATGGTTCAGAGCAGGACGGTGCAGGTCCCGATGCGGGATGGCGTGCTGCTGGCGACCGACGTGTATCAGAGACCCAATGTGAATCAGGCACCGGTCGTCTTGATGCGAACGCCTTATAACAAAAGCCGCGCCAAAAAAGCTGCCGAGCGATTTGCAGAGGCCGGCCTGATTGCCGTCGTGCAGGACTGTCGTGGGAAGTTTGAATCGGAGGGAATTTTTTATCCCTACGACAACGAAGGACAGGACGGGTTTGACACGATCGAATGGCTGGGAAAACAACCCTGGTGCAACGGAAAGATCGGCATGTGGGGCGCGTCATATGTTGGAGCAACCCAGTGGCTGGCGGCGAATGAACATCCGCCGGGACTGGTGACAATCGCACCGACGGCCACCTTCAGCAGTTTTTATCGCAACCTGTACCTGGGCGGTGCGCTGCGGATTTCGCTGATCGCCCGCTGGGCGTCTGGCAATTCCAAAAAACCGGAAGGAGCCGAAGTCACCCAAGACTGGCGGGGTACGCTACTGCATCTGCCAATGAGCGAAGTCGACGATGAAATTGGCTGGTCGATCCCCTGGCTGGAAGGCATGCTGACGCATCCAAAACACGATGGCTACTGGAACCGGACCGAGTTGACCGATGACATCGTTGATCTCAAACTGCCGATGCAGCATATCGTCGGCTATTACGATTTCTTTTCGCGCGAATCAGTCAACAATTTCACACGCATGCAGCAGCTGGCCCGCGATCCGGAAACACGTCGGCAGCAGCAATTGATTCTCGGTCCGTGGGATCATGGCTCCATCGGCCGATCGAAAGTAGGGGACGTCGACTTTGGTGAGAATGCAGTGATTGATGCGGCAGGAGAGAATCTGAAATGGTTCGAACGACGTTTGCTGGGCAAACAGCCGGAGCAGGACCATGCAGGTGTGCCCGTCCGATATTTTTCAATGGGCGACAATGTCTGGTTTAACGCGACTACCTGGCCGCCACACGGTTTTACGGATACGTCCTTTTATCTGCATTCGAACGGCAAGGCGAATACGAGTGCCGGTGATGGCACGCTGGATCTGTGTCCGTCAACCACCGATGAAGCCACCGACCGTTTTCAGGCTGACCCCAACGATCCCGCACCCGCCTGTCCGGTCACAGAAAAACGCCCGCTGATTTCAGCGACCTGGGCCCCCGTGGACCAGCGGCCCATTGAGAAGCGAAACGATGTGCTGGTTTATACGTCCGAGCCGTATACGGAGCCGTTGACGTTTGCCGGCAATGCGCAGGCGAAACTGTTCGTCTCGGCGGATACGCCCGATGCGGACTGGGTGGTCAAACTGATCGACGTGCACCCCGACGGCTTTTCGCAAAACCTGGCGGTAGGAATTCTACGCGGCCGCTTCCGTAATTCAGAACAGCAGCCCACGCCGCTCAAGCCAGGCGAAGTTTATGAGATCACCGTGGACCTCGGCCCTATCGCCGCCCAGATCGGCAAAGGACACCGGCTGCGGGTTGATATCTGCGGCGCGTATTTCCCGCTGTTCGATCGAAACCCGAATTCAGGCGAAGGACCGTTCGGGAAAAATGCGAAAATCTCAACCGAGCGCGTGTATCACGATCCAATCCGGCCGTCGCGGATTATTCTGCCGTGTAAGCCGTGATTACGTATTAGTAGTGAATCGTGACGACACATCCTGACCGGAATGGCGCTAGGTAGTGTTTATTTAAAAGTTTTGAGCGTGATTTTGTGGCCTATAGAGTTATCAATGTAAAAATTTACCGTGGCTGATAGTGTGCTGTTGCTCTTGTTTTGAGGACTATGACCGCAGAAAAGACCCATTAGCCGCAGGGCGTTAGCCCCGGTTAGCCGTCTTTGGTAAGGCTAGTTTGAATTAATAAACGCTACCTAGCACCGTGCCGCTCATTTTGTTGCTTATGAAAACCAAATTCGTTTCAGTTATTAGGAATCGGGACGACTTTCAGATTCACTTTGGATTCGTCGACAATGCTCAACACATCGCGGCAGTATTCGTGGCAATTGATGCAGGTATTCAGCGAGTGCATGTAGGAATACGTGGCGCCGTCGAGATTTTTTTCTTCGGCCATCTTTGCCAGTTTTTGTGCCTGCTTGCGGAGTTCCATGCGGTGATGCGCATACACGGGATCATTGTGAGAGGCCCATTCGGTGGCGATGCAGATACTGCCCAGCTCAGTCGCACCCCGATGGATCTGCTCAAAATCTTTGGTCACCAGTCCGTTGGTGATTTTTTGACTGCAGGCGAGTTTAGCCATCATTAACGCAGCCTGCTGTTCGCTTTTTTCTTCTTCCGGCTTGCTGGTTTCACTGGCGGCCGAAACCACACCCGCGATCAGGAAAACGACTGCCGTCACCAATAACCATCGTTGCGTCATGCTCATGTCTGGTCCTCGGAACGCGCGACAGGCCGGGCTGTTGCGCAAAAAAGATGTCCTGTTTCAGGCGGCCGTGCCTGTTTTGTTTGATCCGTATAATCGGCCTAATACATCCTATCGGCTATTGAGGTCCGAATTCTGAAACCGAGGGACCAGAAAGACTCAAGAATTGTCTCAAGCAGCAGCATGAAATTGATTTGCATGTAGATTTTACAATGTGGAGCAGTGAAATGTGATTTGTTGAGACAGATTGTGAGTCTGAAATAGTAGAAGGAATGGGAATTCACAAAAAGTCTTCGAGAAAGTGAGCTTAAATGAACCGCGAAAGCAGTTTGATGAACTCCATCGAGGCGGGCAAGACAAGCAGAAAGATCAGACACCCCAGCGCAATGGCTCTTTCGTCCAGTGAGGGATGTTTCTTGATCACCCGATGCCAGGAGAGATATCCGACGATCAGCCCCAGCACTGCACCCACGGCCGACCACTGCAGTTCCGTGATGAGATATTCATATTCCGCGACTTGAGAACTGCGCGTCATCGGATCAGGGTCAAACCCGTCAAAGACGAGGCTTGCCAGTCGCGGAAGCAATAGGGCGGCGACAAAAGCAATCGTCAGGACATGCAACAGTTTCGGAAACGTCTGTTCTCGATTCATGATCAGGCTCCTGCACAGCATTATAGCATGCCTTGGTTCCACTGTGCCAACTCTTGTTGGACGATATCTGTATCAGGAGCAAACTACATCGTTTCTTTGATGCCGGCGCGAATCAGCCACCAGTTGACGGGGAAGGAGGTCACAAAGCCACAGAGCATGGCGATCTGCATCATGAACCAGAAGATCGGACTGGTCTTCGCCATTTCCGCGCTCTCAAGTCCAAAGACCCCAAACAGACAGACGCCCATCCAGCCATACATGCCGATCTGCCAGAAGGTCAGCGAGAGCGAATCGACTTTGAATGCCGTCACCAGTCCTTCCTTAAACCCCAGGTGCCGCATGGGAACGATGCTGAAATATTGGAACGCAACACCGAACAATAGTGCCAGCACATAGTCGACGCCCCAGGCGAACCAGACAAGCGAGGCGCCCGACAGGTTGATCACCGTCGGCACCAGAAAGTGCATCCCCCCTTCCGCGATGATATCGCCGACCGTGCAGCCGCTGCCGCAATGCGTTCCCCCGACAACCACGCTCTGCCAGAACGGTTTTTTCGGCATCGACGACATCGCATGCTGCTCCATCGGCGGCATTGTGTCAGCGTGTTGTTCGCTGTGATCCTGCATCATCTGATGTTCGCCGTGCATCTCATGCTGGCTATGATCCGTGTGATTCTCGTGCATGTTGTGCTCGTCGTGATCCGTGTGATTCTCGTGCCCACCATCCCCCTCGTGCGGCATATCGTGCACGCTCATTCGTCCGAACCAGTAATAAATCAAAATCGCCAGCGGGCCGGCATACAGCGCCGTCAGCGGCCAGACCACATTCATGATCGCCATATGCTGGGGGTGCCGGATGACATCGATCAAGAGCCAGAGCGAACAGAGAACGGCGAGAACGAGCGAAAGCGTAGCGATGGTGGTCAACATATCAGAATTTCCCCGGGGCGAATGGAACATTGATTGTCAGACGGAATCCGGCAGCATTCTAGTGATTTCATGCAATCAGGTCAGTACCAAGTTTCCCTGTAGAAAAGCAAAACCCTTCCGTTTGGGACAGAGTCTGATAGAATCAATGCCTGAACTCCGTTGAATCCTTCATCACGAATAAAATACAGGAACCCACCATGAACGACTCCCGCTTGAAACACATTCTGCGTCCCGTGATCGCACTGGCGATCTGTCTGTCGCTGGCTCAGATCGCTGCCGCTGCTGAAACGTATGAACTGAACGTGGTCACGGATCGGACGGATGCAATTTATAAAACCGGCGAAACCGCCCGGTTTCTGATTTCGCTGACGAAAGACGGCAAGCCAGCCACAGGTGAGAAGGTCACTTATACCGTGGATGATTTCATCCCCGGCGCACCCGGCTTTCCCAAAGGTACCCTGATGATGGGGGTCGGGTCGGCGGAAATCTCTGTGAAGGCTGACAAACCCGGATTCCTGCGGTGTGTTGTTCAAGCGGGTGATAAGAAAAAGGTAACCAAGATTGCCGGTGCCGCATTTTCACCGTTAGAGATTGGACTCAGCCAGCCGGTGCCCGACGACTTTGATCAGTTCTGGGCCGACCAGAAAAAGCAACTGGCGGCGGTCCCTGCGGAAGCGAAACTGACTCCGGTCAAGCAGGCCGATCCGAAGCTGGACTGTTATGACGTGCAAGTCGATTGCCTGGGCGGCGCCCCCGTCTCCGGTTACCTGGCGAAGCCCAAAGACGCACAGCCCAAAAGTCTACCCGCGATCCTCTGGGTGCATGGAGCAGGGGTCCGCAGTTCGGCACTGGGGAACGCCGTCAAGGGAGCGAATGCCGGGATGTTGTCGATGGACATCAACGCCCACGGCATCCCCAACGGCAAGCCGGCTCAATATTATAAAGATCTCTCGCAAGGGGAACTGAGTGGTTATCGCCACGCAGGACGCGAGAACCGGGAGAAGGTTTACTTTCGTGGGATGTTTCTGCGTCTGGTACGGGCCATCGATTTTCTGACCGCACAACCGGAGTGGGACGGCAAAACGGTCATCGTCATCGGCCACAGCCAGGGGGGCGGCCAGGCGTTAGCCGCAGGCGGCATTGATGACCGCGTGACCTTTATCGCGACCGGAGTGCCGGCGATTTGCGATCATTCGGGCCGTGCCGCCGGTCGGATCAATGGCTGGCCGAAACTGGTCAACACACTGCCGGGTGGCAAACCCGATCCGACCCAACTCAAAGCCGCCCAATACGTCGACGCGGTCAACTTCGCCACCCGCTGCAAGGCAGACGGCATCATGAGCGTCGGCTTTATCGACAGCGTCTGCCCCCCGTCCAGTTGCTATGCCGCCTATAACCAGCTGAGCGGAAAAAAGCAGGTGATCAACAAACCGCTCATGGGCCACGCCGCCCCCGCGGACATTCACAAAGCATTTTTCGACGCGGTGCAGGAACACGTGAAGCAGCAGGCGAAGGAAAAATAAAAGGCAACAACCATGTGAGCGGAATGGCGCT
This genomic interval from Gimesia alba contains the following:
- the fae gene encoding formaldehyde-activating enzyme → MSDRIIMRTGESLVAGGPPFTAAEPEVVIGELDGPVGTAIATLTGGQSAGHSKVFAILNTDIQVRPVTLMVSKVTVKSSAYTNILMGTVQAAIANGVLDAVRAGDLPKEKANDLGIICSVWLNPGVANDENLDHKALFEIHRKATAQAIHKAMHNEPSIDWLLEHQDEITHKYYQKGLDGTL
- a CDS encoding CocE/NonD family hydrolase, producing MNRSHVISFCLLLCAVQTLMAAEKPMVQSRTVQVPMRDGVLLATDVYQRPNVNQAPVVLMRTPYNKSRAKKAAERFAEAGLIAVVQDCRGKFESEGIFYPYDNEGQDGFDTIEWLGKQPWCNGKIGMWGASYVGATQWLAANEHPPGLVTIAPTATFSSFYRNLYLGGALRISLIARWASGNSKKPEGAEVTQDWRGTLLHLPMSEVDDEIGWSIPWLEGMLTHPKHDGYWNRTELTDDIVDLKLPMQHIVGYYDFFSRESVNNFTRMQQLARDPETRRQQQLILGPWDHGSIGRSKVGDVDFGENAVIDAAGENLKWFERRLLGKQPEQDHAGVPVRYFSMGDNVWFNATTWPPHGFTDTSFYLHSNGKANTSAGDGTLDLCPSTTDEATDRFQADPNDPAPACPVTEKRPLISATWAPVDQRPIEKRNDVLVYTSEPYTEPLTFAGNAQAKLFVSADTPDADWVVKLIDVHPDGFSQNLAVGILRGRFRNSEQQPTPLKPGEVYEITVDLGPIAAQIGKGHRLRVDICGAYFPLFDRNPNSGEGPFGKNAKISTERVYHDPIRPSRIILPCKP
- a CDS encoding DUF4396 domain-containing protein — protein: MLTTIATLSLVLAVLCSLWLLIDVIRHPQHMAIMNVVWPLTALYAGPLAILIYYWFGRMSVHDMPHEGDGGHENHTDHDEHNMHENHTDHSQHEMHGEHQMMQDHSEQHADTMPPMEQHAMSSMPKKPFWQSVVVGGTHCGSGCTVGDIIAEGGMHFLVPTVINLSGASLVWFAWGVDYVLALLFGVAFQYFSIVPMRHLGFKEGLVTAFKVDSLSLTFWQIGMYGWMGVCLFGVFGLESAEMAKTSPIFWFMMQIAMLCGFVTSFPVNWWLIRAGIKETM
- a CDS encoding acetylxylan esterase; the protein is MNDSRLKHILRPVIALAICLSLAQIAAAAETYELNVVTDRTDAIYKTGETARFLISLTKDGKPATGEKVTYTVDDFIPGAPGFPKGTLMMGVGSAEISVKADKPGFLRCVVQAGDKKKVTKIAGAAFSPLEIGLSQPVPDDFDQFWADQKKQLAAVPAEAKLTPVKQADPKLDCYDVQVDCLGGAPVSGYLAKPKDAQPKSLPAILWVHGAGVRSSALGNAVKGANAGMLSMDINAHGIPNGKPAQYYKDLSQGELSGYRHAGRENREKVYFRGMFLRLVRAIDFLTAQPEWDGKTVIVIGHSQGGGQALAAGGIDDRVTFIATGVPAICDHSGRAAGRINGWPKLVNTLPGGKPDPTQLKAAQYVDAVNFATRCKADGIMSVGFIDSVCPPSSCYAAYNQLSGKKQVINKPLMGHAAPADIHKAFFDAVQEHVKQQAKEK